A region of Pempheris klunzingeri isolate RE-2024b chromosome 15, fPemKlu1.hap1, whole genome shotgun sequence DNA encodes the following proteins:
- the cavin4a gene encoding caveolae-associated protein 4a has product MDQHKYRSAGVQEKLEIIGVEDEAGNPISALTILSLLERVAGIIDNVQSCQQRMEERQLELENNIKTIQGDVLKLAKDHTDTSGTVEKLLQKTRKVSANVKEVRARVEKQNVRVKKVETTQDELLTRNKFRVVIYQGETEIPSVAVTKSPKGVGLDGLEVEPDSYDVPPDLSSDEEYLSVEEADPSRAARIKKSVAKSTETLKAAFSKENMSKTKDSLGTKFHNLGEKVLPTERRDKMHQAGERLKQSGERLKENIAKKAPSKETFRIKLKKERAVAEGQEGAEAEADPALHDEAEPAAHPGVAYTEVALETKREGPVEEAGATRIGEEDYRK; this is encoded by the exons ATGGATCAGCACAAGTATCGCTCGGCCGGCGTCCAGGAGAAGCTGGAGATCATCGGGGTGGAGGACGAGGCCGGGAACCCCATCAGCGCCCTGACCATCCTGTCTCTGCTGGAGCGCGTGGCCGGCATCATCGACAACGTCCAGTCCTGCCAGCAGCGCATGGAGGAGCgtcagctggagctggagaacaACATCAAGACCATCCAGGGCGACGTCCTCAAACTGGCCAAGGACCACACCGACACCAGCGGCACGGTGGAGAAGCTCCTGCAGAAGACCCGCAAGGTCAGCGCCAACGTCAAGGAGGTCCGGGCGCGTGTCGAGAAGCAAAACGTTCGAGTCAAGAAGGTTGAAACCACGCAGGACGAGCTGCTCACACGCAACAAGTTCCGCGTCGTCATCTATCAG GGTGAGACCGAGATCCCATCAGTGGCCGTCACCAAGTCTCCCAAAGGAGTTGGCCTGGACGGGCTGGAGGTGGAGCCCGACTCCTACGACGTCCCTCCCGACCTCTCCTCCGACGAGGAGTACCTGAGCGTGGAGGAGGCCGACCCCTCACGAGCCGCCCGCATCAAGAAATCAGTGGCAAAGAGCACAGAGACCCTGAAGGCCGCCTTCTCCAAGGAGAACATGAGCAAAACCAAAGACAGCCTGGGCACCAAGTTCCACAACCTGGGCGAGAAGGTTCTGCCGACCGAGCGGAGGGACAAGATGCACCAGGCCGGTGAGCGGCTGAAGCAGTCCGGCGAGCGGCTGAAGGAGAACATCGCCAAGAAGGCTCCGAGCAAAGAGACCTTCCGcatcaagctgaagaaggagagGGCCGTCGCGGAGGGCCAGGAGGGCGCCGAGGCCGAGGCCGACCCCGCGCTGCACGACGAGGCGGAGCCGGCGGCGCACCCAGGGGTCGCCTACACCGAGGTCGCCCTGGAAACCAAGAGGGAAGGGCCCGTGGAGGAGGCCGGCGCCACCCGGATAGGAGAGGAGGATTACAGGAAGTAG
- the ift57 gene encoding intraflagellar transport protein 57 homolog, with protein MADDGRRGDEDDRGPGAAHQVFVVMECLLEKLKVLNYEEEVLAKHNMKNLSRHYFVSSPYLAFNTGEQFYMFTIIAAWLINAAGRPFTEPQEHDEPNATVSNILAELRAFGVKVDFPPSKLKSGSGEFVCFVLDRLAEEALKRRGFSFRRPNYPTETTEEESVIEDDAELTLSKVEEEMIEEPDDEENVMDLETLKLRTTHTEAEPSSKPDEILEATVDAAEWNLEVERVLPQLKVTIRTDNKDWRIHVDQMHQHRDGIKSSLKEAKSYLDKLQEDIGKTLEKVSSREKYINNQLEHLIQEYRGAQAKLSEAKERYQQASGGVTERTRVLAEVSEELEKVKQEMEEKGSSMSDGAPVVKIKQSLTKLKQEIVQMDVRIGVVEHTLLQAKLKEKSNMTRDMHATNIPEPAAGPFA; from the exons ATGGCGGATGACGGCAGACGAGGAGATGAGGACGACCGGGGTCCCGGAGCTGCTCACCAGGTGTTCGTGGTGATGGAGTGTTTGCTGGAGAAGTTAAAGGTGTTGAACTATGAGGAGGAAGTTCTGGccaaacacaacatgaaaaacCTGTCCAG ACACTACTTCGTCTCCAGTCCGTATCTGGCGTTCAACACGGGCGAGCAGTTCTACATGTTCACCATCATCGCGGCGTGGCTCATCAACGCGGCGGGGAGGCCGTTCACCGAGCCTCAGGAGCACGACGAACCCAACGCCACCGTGTCCAACATCCTGGCCGAGCTCAGGGCTTTC GGTGTCAAGGTGGACTTCCCGCCCTCCAAACTGAAATCCGGTTCAGGTGAATTCGTGTGCTTTGTGTTGGACCGTCTGGCTGAGGAGGCTCTGAAGAGGAGGGGGTTCTCCTTCAGGAG aCCAAACTACCCAacagaaaccacagaagaagagtctGTGATAGAGGACGACGCCGAGCTCACACTCAGCAAAGTAGAGGAGGAGATGATC GAGGAGCCTGACGACGAGGAGAACGTGATGGACCTGGAGACTCTGAAGCTACGAACCACTCACACC GAAGCAGAGCCGTCGTCCAAACCGGACGAGATCCTGGAGGCGACGGTCGATGCAGCAGAGTGGAACCTGGAGGTGGAGAGAGTCCTGCCACAGCTCAAAGTCACCATCAGGACAGACAACAAG GACTGGAGGATCCACGTGGACCAGATGCATCAACACCGAGACGGGATCAAGTCCTCGCTCAAAGAGGCCAAG AGCTACCTGGACAAACTGCAGGAGGACATCGGTAAGACTCTTGAGAaggtgagcagcagagagaagtaCATCAACAACCAGCTGGAGCATCTGATCCAGGAGTACCGCGGCGCTCAGGCCAAACTCAGCGAG GCGAAGGAGCGCTACCAGCAGGCCAGCGGAGGAGTGACCGAGAGGACCAGAGTCCTGGCAGAG GTCAgcgaggagctggagaaggtgaagcaggagatggaggagaaaggcAGCAGCATGTCTGATGGAG CTCCGGTGGTGAAGATCAAGCAGAGTTTGACCAAACTGAAGCAGGAGATCGTTCAGATGGACGTGAGGATCGGTGTCGTGGAGCACACGCTGCTGCAGGCCAAACTCAAGGAGAAGTCCAACATGACACGAGACATGCACGCCACCAACATCCCCGAGCCCGCCGCCGGGCCCTTCGCTTAG